From the genome of Gemmatimonas phototrophica, one region includes:
- a CDS encoding ParB/RepB/Spo0J family partition protein: MTPEPPRRLGRGLDALLARKEPAKTTAPVGAATATPAPAPAPPVEEPNAAGSLRTLKLSEIRANPYQPRKEFRPEELADLESSLRINGLLQPITVRPAPTGSGYELIAGERRFRAASRLGWTEIPALVKPVDDRMLATLAMIENLQRADLDPIEEADGYQRLIDDFSLTNQEVADVVGKDRSTVANALRLRQLPASVRRMLQDKQLTAGHARALIPLGTERAIVDLAREVSANGLSVREVERRVQAGRPKPPAAGKKATPGAAPAVPAGASGAVVRQIEEKLRRKLQTGVSISLSAKDKGEVRIAFFSNDDLERLLEVLGVSLD; the protein is encoded by the coding sequence ATGACCCCTGAACCACCACGCCGGCTCGGACGCGGGCTCGACGCCCTGCTCGCCCGGAAAGAGCCCGCCAAAACCACGGCCCCTGTCGGCGCCGCGACGGCCACGCCAGCCCCCGCGCCCGCACCACCGGTGGAAGAACCCAACGCCGCCGGGTCGCTGCGCACGCTCAAGCTGTCGGAGATTCGCGCCAATCCGTACCAGCCGCGCAAGGAGTTCCGCCCCGAGGAGCTGGCCGACCTTGAGTCGAGCCTGCGCATCAATGGGCTGCTCCAGCCCATTACCGTGCGCCCCGCTCCCACCGGCTCAGGCTACGAACTCATTGCCGGTGAGCGCCGCTTCCGCGCCGCCAGTCGGTTGGGGTGGACGGAGATCCCGGCGCTGGTGAAGCCGGTCGACGATCGCATGCTGGCCACGCTGGCCATGATCGAAAACCTGCAGCGCGCCGACCTCGATCCCATTGAAGAGGCCGACGGCTACCAGCGTCTCATCGACGACTTCTCGCTCACCAATCAGGAAGTCGCCGACGTCGTGGGGAAGGACCGCTCCACCGTGGCCAACGCGCTGCGCCTGCGCCAGCTCCCGGCCAGCGTGCGCCGCATGCTCCAGGACAAGCAGCTCACCGCCGGGCACGCCCGTGCCCTCATTCCGCTGGGCACCGAACGCGCCATTGTGGACCTCGCCCGCGAGGTGTCGGCGAACGGACTGTCCGTGCGCGAAGTCGAACGCCGAGTGCAGGCCGGGCGCCCCAAGCCACCCGCCGCCGGCAAGAAAGCCACCCCAGGCGCGGCCCCTGCCGTCCCCGCCGGGGCCTCCGGCGCCGTGGTTCGCCAGATCGAAGAAAAGCTGCGGCGGAAACTGCAGACGGGGGTAAGCATTTCTCTTTCAGCGAAGGACAAGGGCGAAGTGCGCATCGCCTTCTTCTCCAACGATGATCTCGAGCGCCTCCTCGAAGTACTTGGCGTTTCTCTGGACTAA
- a CDS encoding ParA family protein, producing the protein MGRILAIANQKGGVGKTTTAVNLAASLAVAEQRTLLIDADPQGNATSGCGISRDDFSVNTYDVLLGEVPLDQALIRGVQFRHLDVLPTTPDLAAVEVELVDADDRVSRMRNALAGVRDRYDFILIDCPPSLGLITLNMLVAADALLIPLQCEYYALEGLSQLMETVQRVQDSMNPTLEVDGVLLTMYDTRLNLSRQVAADARSHFGDKVFQTVVPRNIRLAEAPSFGKPIVVYDVASVGAQAYMAVAREMIERRDATQDAAPSPDAHDHPSDAV; encoded by the coding sequence GTGGGACGCATACTCGCTATCGCCAATCAGAAAGGTGGAGTCGGAAAGACCACCACCGCCGTGAACCTCGCCGCCTCCCTCGCGGTCGCGGAGCAGCGCACGCTGCTCATCGACGCCGATCCCCAGGGGAACGCGACCTCCGGCTGCGGCATCAGCCGCGATGACTTCTCCGTCAACACCTACGACGTGTTGCTCGGCGAAGTCCCTCTCGATCAGGCGCTCATTCGGGGCGTGCAGTTCCGGCACCTCGATGTGCTCCCCACCACGCCCGATCTGGCCGCCGTGGAAGTGGAACTCGTCGATGCCGACGACCGCGTCTCCCGGATGCGCAACGCCCTGGCCGGAGTGCGCGACCGCTACGACTTCATTCTGATTGACTGCCCGCCGTCGCTGGGGCTCATCACGCTGAACATGCTCGTGGCCGCCGACGCCCTGCTCATTCCGCTCCAGTGCGAGTACTACGCGCTGGAAGGGCTGTCGCAGCTCATGGAGACCGTGCAGCGCGTGCAGGATTCCATGAATCCCACGCTCGAAGTGGATGGCGTGCTGCTCACCATGTACGACACGCGGCTCAATCTCAGTCGCCAGGTGGCCGCGGACGCCCGCTCCCACTTTGGCGACAAGGTCTTCCAGACCGTCGTCCCCAGGAATATTCGGCTCGCGGAAGCCCCCAGCTTCGGGAAGCCCATTGTGGTGTACGATGTGGCGTCGGTGGGCGCACAGGCCTACATGGCCGTGGCCCGCGAGATGATCGAACGCCGCGATGCCACCCAGGACGCCGCGCCATCCCCGGATGCGCACGACCACCCCAGTGACGCCGTATGA